The Desulfovibrio fairfieldensis sequence AAGCGATTGAAAAAGCCCTGAGCCGAGAAAGCGCGCCGGACAGCGCCGAGCTGCGGGATATCCTGGATAAATCGCTGGCCCTGGAGTCCCTGGGCATCCAGGAAGCCGTCGCCCTGATGCGGGTCAGCGACGCCGAACATCTGGCGCTGCTGCTGCACACGGCGGATCAGGTCAAACAGAAAGTCTACGGCGACCGCATTGTGCTTTCCGCGCCGCTGCACATTTCCAACTACTGCGGCAGCGAGTGTCTCTATTGCGCCAACCGCCGCGGCAATACGGCGGTGGAGCGCAAATATATGACCCCGCCGGAAATGCGCGAGGCCGGACGCAAGCTGATCCGCCAGGGACACAAGCGGGTTTTTCTGGTCAGCGGCCAGCTGCCCAATGCGGACGTTGAATATCTTGAGGAAGCCGTCAGCGTGCTGTACACCGCCTTTGACGGCGTGGGCGAGATCCGCCGGGTCAACATCAATGTGGGCCCGCTGAAGGCTGAGGAGTATGCCCTCCTGCAGGCCGCGGACGTGGGCACGGTGCTGATTTATCAGGACACCTACCATGAGGCGAGTTATCGCGCCGCGCATGTGAGCGGCCCCAAGAGCGATTACCTGGCCCGCCTGCACGCCCCGGACACGGCTTTTCAGGCCGGGGTAGGGGATGTCGGCCTGGGACTGTTGCTGGGCCTGGGGCCCTGGCGGTACGACCTGCTGGCCGTCATGCTGCACGCCGCGCATCTCACGCGGGTCTATGACGCGGGCAGCCGCACCGTGAGCATGCACCGCCTGCGCCCCACGCCCGGCGGCCGGTTCAAGACGCCCTATCCGCTCAGCGACGGGGAATATCTGCGTTGCGTGGCCATCACCCGTCTGGCCGTGCCGTATACCGGCATCGTGCTGACTACCAAGGAGCCCGCCGGGCTCTGGCGCGACGGCTGCAACGCGGGCTGCTCGCAACTGCTCACCGGCAGCGTGGCCAACCCGTATGAGAGCTGGGTTGAAGCGCCGGGCGAAAAAACGCCCTTTCCCATCGGCGAGGATTGCCATGTGGACGAGGTGGTGCGCTTCCTGCTGGAAGAGGCCCGGCACCTGCCTTCTTTCTGTACGGCCTGTCCGCGTCTGGGCCGCAGCGGCCATGAATTCCTCTCCATGGTGCAGGAATGCGGCATGAAGAGCCAGTGCGGGCCCAATTCCATGGCCTCGTTCATGGAGTTCCTGCTCAATTACGCCACGCCCTATACCCGCCGGATGGGGGAAAAGCTGATTTCCGAAAAGCTGGACGGCCTGCCGGAGCATGAGCGCGGCGCTGCGGAACGCCTGTTGCAGAAGGTCAGGTCCGGGCGCATGGACGAGTTTATTTAGAGTAATTTCAAAGTGAAATTGCTCTAACGCCGCACACGGTGCGGCGCGCCGCGAAGACCGACCCGACGGGCGGCCCGTAGGGCCGTGCCTGTAGCCTAAAGGGCGTACAGGCATCGAGAGCAACGCGGCGTGGATTCCGGCAAAGCGACCAAAGGGAGCCCGGAGGGCTGTCCCCGTTGGCGGCAACGGAGCCATACGGGGGTCGACAGCAGCGAGAACCGCGTTTTTTACCGGAATGACCCCTTTGAAACGGGTAGCGCTTCAAACGTAATCTGCTCTGGGGCGGTTCACGAAGGGGCGTCAGCCGTAGGCGCGGCATCGGTCGACGCCCTCGGCAACGACAAAAAACGTATTGCTCAGCGCTTCCCTGGAGCTTTTCACACTGCTTTCGACAACCGCCGCCGCTGCCTCCACGGAAAATCCGTCCGGAGCCGCGGCGGCGGCGACGTTCGGAGAAACGGCGGTATTCGGATTTCCGGGAGAGGACGCCGGGGGATTTGACGCCGGGCCGCGCGCGGGGTAACTCCCAGAAAAATGACCCGCGCGGGGGAAGATCTTAGGCCGAGAGGGTTTGGAGCGGTGCCGTGCAACAGTGGAGTGCCGCTTCCGCGTCTCCGGCCGGGGCGGGCCCGCCGAGCGTCAGCGTTGCGGATGTGGGGTCACAGCATTGACCTGGAGCGGTTCACGCATGAAATGCGTCAACCGCTCTGCAAGAGTTTGCAGACAAATCCTTGCCGCGAAATGCGGGCAGGCGGGCTTTGCCCGCCGTAAACGAGCATTTCAGTGGAAATGCCCTGGGGGCTGTTTCTAAATTAGAATTTTCATTCTCTGCCAAGGGCGCTGGCCGTTGGCGCGTCGGCGGCTTGCTTGAGCCGTTCACGGCGAAGCCGTGTTATACGGATCAAGACAGCATCGCTACGGATAGAGACAGCAATTTCCCTGGATCACATTTTGCGTAACCAATTGCTGTCTTTATCCGTACGGCTCACAAGGTTTGCCTACGGCTAAAGCTCCTTCGTCGCAACGACTAAAGCAAGGCGAGTCCTGGGCGGAGGGAGTATATTCAACATGTTCGACATTCGCACGGGGCGAGCCTGACACAGGCAGAGGGTGAAAGGACAATTTAGAAACAGCCCCTAGTGAGATATCACGCCTCACCTGTCGGTTCAGCGTGAAGATAACACAGCAAAAAACGTGGTTTTTGCTGTGCTTACGCCGCCTGCGGCGGCGCGCAACCCCTTGCGGATTTGCGACATGTGTCGCGTCAAGCGACACCAGCCTGAAGGGAGCAAAGCGTGGCGGAACGATGGAGCGACATATATTTCGACAAACAGGACAGGGATATCCTGGCTCTGGTCAACCGGATTCTGGAATCCCATTGCGGAGCTTCCGAAGATTGCCTGTTTGATCCCAATCTGCATCCGCACGGCATCAAGGAAATGGTCGCCACGCCGGTGTCGCGCATGGCCTACGCGGTCATCAACCTGCTGCGCAACCTGGAGGCCGGGGGCACCCAGGCCAGGGATCGTCTGCTGGCCTTGCAGACCCTCTACGACGAGGTGCTCAACAGCGCGCATTCGGCCCTGCGCCGCAATACGGCCCGCGTGCTCATGCAGATCATGAAAAGCATGGTGCGCGCTCACGGCCAGCGGCTGGCCCAGCTCAAGCTGGCGCATGATTTCCGCCGCGTGGTCCAGGGCACGCCCCGGGTGGTGCGGCGCATGCTGGCCCGCTACCATTTGCCGGAAATGCCTGAAACCTGGAACCAGCTGGCTTTTGACGACCACGTTTACGACGCCAACACCAAGGGCCGCAAAACCCCTACCCACCTGATCATGGACGCCTGGATCAAGGGCCTGCGGACCCTCACCGTGGCCTATGAGTACTGGGTGGACCCGGAGGCGGCCAGGGAAATCCTGCGTGCGGCGGAAATCACCGGCATTGCCGTGCGTATCGGCCTGGAATTCCAGGTGCCGTTTTACGACCGCTTCGCCAGCCTGTTCTGGATTCCGCGCGGCTTCAGTTCCAATGAGGATTTTCTGGAATTCCTGCACAGTCCCAAGGTGGCCGCCATGATGGCGCAGGGGCGGGAAGTGCTGCGCTGGCGGCGGGAGCGCGTGCTGCGGGTGCTGGCCGCCTGGAACGAGCTCCAGC is a genomic window containing:
- the hydG gene encoding [FeFe] hydrogenase H-cluster radical SAM maturase HydG, encoding MPTDTLPPWLDTQAIEKALSRESAPDSAELRDILDKSLALESLGIQEAVALMRVSDAEHLALLLHTADQVKQKVYGDRIVLSAPLHISNYCGSECLYCANRRGNTAVERKYMTPPEMREAGRKLIRQGHKRVFLVSGQLPNADVEYLEEAVSVLYTAFDGVGEIRRVNINVGPLKAEEYALLQAADVGTVLIYQDTYHEASYRAAHVSGPKSDYLARLHAPDTAFQAGVGDVGLGLLLGLGPWRYDLLAVMLHAAHLTRVYDAGSRTVSMHRLRPTPGGRFKTPYPLSDGEYLRCVAITRLAVPYTGIVLTTKEPAGLWRDGCNAGCSQLLTGSVANPYESWVEAPGEKTPFPIGEDCHVDEVVRFLLEEARHLPSFCTACPRLGRSGHEFLSMVQECGMKSQCGPNSMASFMEFLLNYATPYTRRMGEKLISEKLDGLPEHERGAAERLLQKVRSGRMDEFI